One region of Roseicitreum antarcticum genomic DNA includes:
- a CDS encoding F0F1 ATP synthase subunit C, protein MEGDIAEMGKFIGVGLTTLGMGGAAIGVGNIAGNFLSGALRNPSAAAGQTATLFIGIAFAEALGIFSFLVALLLMFAV, encoded by the coding sequence ATGGAAGGCGATATCGCAGAAATGGGCAAGTTCATCGGCGTCGGTCTGACCACGCTGGGCATGGGTGGCGCCGCCATCGGTGTGGGCAACATTGCGGGCAACTTCTTGTCCGGCGCCCTGCGCAACCCCTCGGCCGCTGCCGGTCAAACCGCTACGCTGTTCATCGGCATCGCATTCGCAGAAGCTCTCGGGATCTTCTCGTTCCTGGTCGCCCTGCTGCTGATGTTCGCGGTCTGA
- a CDS encoding F0F1 ATP synthase subunit A — translation MGMTNVAEETGGLTIRPMDQFIVQPLFGGDVVNWYTPTNVTLWLALTVIAISLVMVMGSKGRAIVPTRAQSIGEVMYGFIYKMIEDVTGKEGLRYFPYVMTLFTFILFANFLGLLPFAFTTTSHIAVTAVLALAVFITVTVLGFVLNGTAFLKMFWISSAPLALRPVLALIELISYFVRPLSHSIRLAGNMMAGHAVVKVFAGFAGAMGAAAFAPVLAVVAIYGLEVLVAAIQAYVFTILTCVYLKDALHPHH, via the coding sequence ATGGGGATGACCAACGTGGCTGAAGAAACCGGCGGCTTGACCATCAGACCGATGGACCAGTTTATCGTGCAGCCCTTGTTTGGCGGCGATGTGGTCAATTGGTATACGCCCACTAACGTGACGCTGTGGCTGGCGCTGACCGTTATCGCCATTTCGCTGGTCATGGTGATGGGTAGCAAGGGCCGTGCCATCGTGCCGACCCGCGCCCAGTCGATAGGCGAGGTCATGTATGGCTTCATCTACAAGATGATCGAAGACGTGACCGGTAAGGAAGGTCTGCGGTACTTCCCCTATGTGATGACGCTGTTCACCTTCATCCTGTTTGCCAACTTCCTCGGCCTGCTGCCTTTCGCATTCACCACCACTTCGCACATCGCGGTGACGGCGGTTCTGGCGCTGGCAGTGTTCATCACCGTGACGGTGCTTGGTTTTGTGCTCAACGGTACGGCCTTCCTGAAAATGTTCTGGATCAGCTCGGCCCCCTTGGCGCTGCGCCCGGTGCTGGCCTTGATCGAGCTCATCTCGTATTTCGTGCGCCCACTCAGCCACTCTATTCGTCTGGCAGGCAACATGATGGCCGGGCATGCCGTTGTAAAAGTTTTCGCAGGCTTCGCAGGCGCCATGGGTGCCGCAGCCTTCGCCCCCGTCCTGGCGGTTGTCGCGATCTACGGGCTGGAAGTCCTGGTCGCCGCCATTCAGGCGTATGTGTTTACGATCCTCACCTGCGTCTATCTGAAAGACGCGCTGCATCCGCACCACTAA
- a CDS encoding AtpZ/AtpI family protein: MATPDDLERLRALDDRIAKIKSAHEPPPRKEDHHAMAHVAWRMVLELVSGLALGFGIGYGLDYLLGTQPFLLVLFILLGFVAGVRTMLRTAAELQRGEIDKAAKAATTHGDDQRG; the protein is encoded by the coding sequence ATGGCTACACCTGATGATCTGGAGCGTCTTCGCGCGCTGGACGACAGGATCGCCAAGATAAAATCGGCGCACGAACCGCCGCCCCGGAAAGAGGATCATCACGCGATGGCTCATGTGGCCTGGCGGATGGTACTGGAATTGGTGTCCGGGCTGGCGCTCGGGTTTGGCATAGGCTACGGGCTGGATTACCTGTTGGGAACCCAACCTTTCCTGCTGGTGCTATTTATACTGCTGGGTTTTGTCGCAGGCGTCCGCACCATGTTGCGCACCGCGGCCGAGCTTCAGCGCGGCGAAATCGACAAGGCTGCAAAAGCGGCCACAACGCATGGGGATGACCAACGTGGCTGA
- a CDS encoding ArsR/SmtB family transcription factor, protein MQSSLDQIFMALADPTRRAILSMLLEDDMAVTDVAEPFQMSLAAVSKHLGILAAAGLISQEKRGRVKWCKLEPDSLRDASVWMQAFGQFESVNLDAFERFLAVELAAPDAQTEGEWP, encoded by the coding sequence ATGCAGTCATCGCTTGACCAGATATTCATGGCGCTTGCCGATCCAACCCGCCGCGCGATCCTGTCGATGCTGCTGGAGGACGACATGGCAGTGACCGACGTGGCAGAGCCGTTCCAGATGTCGCTGGCCGCAGTTTCAAAGCATCTGGGAATATTGGCGGCGGCGGGACTGATCAGCCAGGAAAAACGCGGGCGGGTGAAGTGGTGCAAACTTGAACCCGACAGCCTGCGCGACGCGTCGGTCTGGATGCAGGCCTTCGGGCAGTTCGAGTCGGTCAACCTTGACGCATTCGAGCGGTTTCTGGCGGTGGAACTGGCCGCGCCGGACGCGCAGACCGAGGGCGAGTGGCCCTGA
- a CDS encoding D-alanyl-D-alanine carboxypeptidase family protein yields the protein MHPGTGGEAEHERQAQVTAHSRPSLRAVLACALFIGLTIFTLGRAHAAPHASMVVDARSGEILYARNHDTRLHPASLTKMMTLYVVFQAIEHGEITLDTMVTISRNAAAEPPSKLGLRSGQRIALRYLIRAAAVRSANDAATALGEAISGSEEAFTTRMTQTARAMGMSNTTFRNAHGLTTSGHLSTARDMTTLGRQLLFDYPQYYNLFSRRSADAGMAQVPNTNRRFLDAYRGADGIKTGYTSAAGFNMVGSAERNGVRIITTVFGGASTAARNAQVAELMDMGFSRAPARAATRPPATPSYSAPSAGVAMAQAGSDNQGAGRTIRLQTAVARSPRPMGRPTAEPAPEMLMALQSGISDALSVVADAATVEVVPVDTELAALAPEVLGIVPVARPDLEAAEVAQIQDGAQVQVAAVAAGAAEPTAVAEAAPQAVRATPAAAAADLDLARAAGFRVANPADVAALNAVQESPAAAAPDSPALNDQIILTSSAPVALSVAPPPRPAYVQAVAAADQAPTATQVVARMSTSDARLWGVHLGGHPNRHEAERTLIQTSLSESAALEGGIRRIQQRAGKFDAEFAGLTQDQADLACRRIQARNRTCITIAP from the coding sequence ATGCACCCCGGAACCGGGGGCGAGGCAGAGCATGAGAGGCAGGCACAAGTGACAGCGCATTCGCGACCGTCCCTGCGCGCGGTATTGGCCTGCGCGCTATTCATCGGGCTTACGATCTTCACGCTGGGGCGGGCCCATGCCGCGCCCCATGCGTCCATGGTCGTCGACGCACGCTCAGGCGAAATCCTGTATGCGCGCAACCATGACACCCGGCTTCATCCCGCGTCACTGACAAAGATGATGACGCTCTATGTCGTGTTTCAGGCGATTGAGCATGGCGAGATCACGCTGGATACAATGGTGACGATCAGCCGCAACGCCGCCGCAGAACCGCCGTCGAAGCTGGGCCTGCGTTCGGGGCAGCGTATCGCGTTGCGTTATCTGATCCGCGCTGCGGCGGTCCGGTCCGCCAACGATGCCGCCACCGCATTGGGCGAGGCGATTTCGGGGTCCGAGGAAGCCTTCACCACCCGCATGACCCAGACCGCCCGCGCCATGGGGATGTCGAACACAACCTTTCGCAATGCGCACGGCCTGACGACGTCCGGGCACCTGTCCACCGCGCGCGACATGACCACGCTGGGCCGCCAATTGCTGTTCGATTATCCGCAATACTACAACCTGTTCTCGCGCCGGTCTGCCGATGCGGGCATGGCGCAGGTGCCCAATACCAACCGTCGCTTTCTTGATGCTTATCGCGGCGCGGACGGGATCAAGACCGGGTATACCAGCGCTGCCGGGTTCAACATGGTCGGCTCGGCCGAACGTAACGGTGTGCGGATCATCACCACGGTTTTCGGCGGCGCCTCGACCGCCGCGCGCAACGCGCAGGTGGCCGAACTGATGGACATGGGCTTTTCGCGCGCACCGGCGCGGGCCGCAACGCGCCCGCCCGCCACCCCGTCCTACAGCGCGCCTTCGGCAGGGGTTGCGATGGCGCAGGCCGGGTCCGACAATCAGGGTGCCGGGCGCACGATCCGGCTGCAAACCGCCGTTGCCCGCAGCCCGCGTCCGATGGGCAGGCCCACCGCCGAGCCCGCGCCAGAGATGCTGATGGCGCTGCAATCGGGCATTTCTGATGCGTTGTCCGTGGTGGCCGATGCCGCGACGGTTGAGGTCGTGCCCGTTGACACCGAACTTGCCGCCCTCGCCCCAGAGGTGCTGGGCATCGTGCCGGTCGCCCGCCCCGATCTTGAAGCGGCTGAGGTCGCGCAAATTCAAGACGGCGCGCAGGTCCAGGTCGCGGCGGTTGCGGCCGGTGCGGCCGAGCCCACCGCCGTCGCGGAAGCCGCGCCACAGGCGGTGCGGGCAACCCCGGCTGCCGCAGCGGCCGATCTGGACCTTGCGCGCGCCGCCGGGTTCCGCGTCGCCAACCCGGCGGATGTGGCGGCGCTGAACGCGGTACAGGAATCCCCTGCGGCTGCAGCGCCCGACAGTCCCGCGTTGAACGATCAGATCATCCTGACCAGCAGCGCACCTGTGGCATTGTCCGTCGCTCCACCACCACGGCCCGCGTATGTGCAGGCCGTTGCCGCCGCGGATCAGGCGCCGACCGCCACGCAGGTCGTCGCCCGGATGTCGACATCTGATGCACGGCTTTGGGGGGTGCATCTGGGCGGCCATCCAAACCGTCACGAGGCCGAGCGCACGCTGATCCAGACCAGCCTGTCCGAAAGCGCCGCACTGGAAGGCGGCATCCGCCGGATCCAGCAGCGCGCGGGCAAGTTCGATGCCGAATTCGCCGGTCTGACCCAGGATCAGGCAGACTTGGCCTGCCGTCGTATCCAGGCCCGCAACCGGACCTGCATTACCATCGCACCTTAG
- a CDS encoding HAD family hydrolase has translation MTTRLTTIGFDADDTLWQNERFFRLTQDRFAELLSDYAPSDHLAERLLQAERRNIGHYGYGVKGFVLSMIETAIEVTDQRVPAKVISELLAAGQDMLAYPIELLPHVQDAIAALAPDYRLVVITKGDLLDQERKLAQSGLGDLFHAVEIVSDKTPEVYSRIFDRHGHGAEQALMVGNSLRSDVIPPIVAGGYGVHVPQGDEWAMEHAEPPLDHPRFRRLPDLSHLPDLVRWLDGA, from the coding sequence ATGACGACGCGGCTGACCACGATCGGTTTTGATGCCGATGATACGCTTTGGCAGAATGAACGCTTCTTCCGCCTGACCCAGGACCGATTCGCTGAATTGTTGTCGGACTACGCACCGTCCGACCATCTGGCAGAACGGCTGCTGCAGGCCGAGCGGCGTAACATCGGGCACTACGGCTATGGCGTGAAGGGCTTCGTGCTGTCGATGATCGAAACCGCGATCGAGGTGACCGACCAGCGCGTGCCTGCGAAGGTCATCAGTGAATTGCTGGCCGCAGGGCAGGACATGTTGGCCTATCCCATCGAATTGCTGCCCCATGTGCAAGATGCCATCGCCGCGCTGGCCCCGGACTATCGGCTGGTGGTCATCACCAAGGGCGATCTTCTGGACCAGGAACGCAAGCTGGCACAATCGGGGCTGGGCGATCTGTTTCACGCGGTCGAGATCGTCAGCGACAAGACGCCCGAGGTCTACAGCCGCATTTTTGACCGCCACGGTCATGGGGCGGAGCAGGCGCTGATGGTCGGCAACTCGCTGCGCTCAGATGTCATCCCGCCGATCGTCGCGGGGGGCTACGGCGTGCATGTGCCCCAAGGCGACGAATGGGCGATGGAGCACGCCGAGCCGCCGCTGGATCATCCCCGCTTCCGCAGGCTGCCTGACCTGTCGCACCTGCCTGACCTGGTGCGCTGGCTGGATGGCGCCTGA
- the clpS gene encoding ATP-dependent Clp protease adapter ClpS — MMSDKDDQRDGDTSIVTKTRTKTQRPPMYKVLLLNDDYTPMEFVVHVLERFFGMTHAQAFEIMLTVHKKGAAVVGVFSFEVAETKVAQVMDFARRHQHPLQCTLEKE; from the coding sequence ATGATGTCCGACAAGGACGACCAGCGCGACGGCGACACCTCCATCGTCACCAAGACGCGGACCAAAACCCAGCGCCCGCCGATGTACAAGGTGCTGCTGCTGAACGACGACTACACGCCGATGGAATTCGTGGTGCATGTGTTGGAGCGGTTCTTTGGCATGACCCACGCGCAGGCGTTCGAGATAATGCTGACTGTGCACAAGAAAGGCGCGGCGGTTGTCGGCGTTTTCTCTTTTGAGGTTGCCGAAACAAAGGTTGCTCAGGTGATGGATTTTGCCCGACGGCATCAACATCCGCTGCAATGTACCCTGGAAAAGGAATAA